ACCCGTAAAAAATGCGGGGAAAAAGACGCCAAATTTCGGGCTAAAATGTAGAAAAATTGAGTGTTGACGCGCAAAACGGTGCCAAAATAGGGCTAAATCTGCAAAAATGACCCCCAAATTGCCGTTTTTGAACTAAAAACGCAAACTTTTAAATGTAGTATATTTCTTATGGGAATCTTAAAATAATCTTATAAATGGCGATTTTGCGCAAATTTCGCGGTTGTTGTATTTTGGTCAAACGGGGTGTGATGTAAATCCCTTTGAATTTTGTGGGGATAAGTCTATATTATGCGCGTCAATAAAAACGAGGTTGGTTTTGATGGACAAGAATATTCTCACGAATAGATTTTGTGGTGTATTTGTATGCGCCATTATGTTGTTTGTAGCACAGGCTTTTGCCCTTGATTGCAAAACGGGTACGGGCTGGGGCGATTTCCTGACGCAAGAGGCATCCAAAGGTAGCGACGGCTATTATCAGATTGATACGCCGGAAAAGTTGGCGTGGGTTTCTTGCAAGGTAACGAACAAGGCTTTAAGTTCAGAAAAATTCAAGTTGACCAAGTCCCTTGATATGCAGGGGAAACTGTTTATTCCTATTGGGTCGGGTACTGGTGAAGATACTGGATTTAAAGGAACTTTTGATGGTCAGGGCTTTACCATTTCGAATCTTTATGTTAATACATCCGAAATCAACAGTGATATATCCAGTATTACTGGAAAATCCAAGAATGGTATTACTGCCTATGCCCAAAATATTGGATTGTTTGGTGTTCTTTCTACAAACGCAAAGGTCAAGAACTTGATCTTGAAGGAAATACAAATATATGCTGCGGCATCTTCTGGAACCACGGGTCTTGGGTCTGATAAGCCGATTTCTGTGGGTTCTCTTGTCGGCTGGGTTGGTGCGACTGATAAAACGGTTGTAAAAATTGAAAATATCGTGGCGTCAGGTTCCATTGAAACGAGCGGTGCAACAAACCGTGTCGGTGGTATCGCGGGAAATGTGAAGCATGTGACGATATCCAATTGCGTCAGTTCCGTAAGCGTGACCGCTAGTGGTGCGAATACCAATGTGGGTGGTGTCGTTGGGGCGATTCGTAACGATGGTAATGTTACTCTGACATCATGTGTTTATTCTGGAGACCATCTTTACACGGTTGATGGTTCCATCGGTGCCGTAGCGGGTAGCTATGAAAATTCTAAGGGAACTTTGACAACGGAGAATTTGTACTATTCTGCCAATTATGATGGAATTGGTGTTTTACCCAATGGAAAAGAATTTAATACAGAAAAAGTTGCCGATTTGAATTCAGACAGTGTTGTCTGTGCCTTGAATGGCGGTACATGGAATGAAGGTGTATGTACCGGAGACACATCCGATGTATGGTCTGTTGGCCAGTCCGATATTTCCATGAACGGTTCTGATGGCTACAAGATTACTTTCAACGCGAATGGAGGTTCGTTTGCTTCTGGAGCAAGAACTGCGAAAATTCTAGCTAAGAATGCTGCTATTACGGCGGATGAAATTGGTGAGCCTACGCGTACAGGAAAAAAATTTGCCGGATGGGCTGTAACAGCAGATGCAGATACATCTTCAGATCTGGGTATTGCCCACTCTGCCGTTACTATTTATGCTGTTTGGTATGATTTTTATGAGGTGACTTTTAAGACTGATTCTGAAGGGGATTTCTCCGACGCAACATTCCCTGATGGAAGTAAAATCAAGAAAATTTCTGTGGCAAAGCATGGCACGGTTTCTGTAGATGGTTTTTCTGTTCCCACGGTATATGAAATTGGAACTGGTGCCAATAAGGTGAAATACTACTTTACAGGTTGGGCTTATGAGCCAAAGTCATTTGGTAAGGATGATGTGATTGGTGCAAATGACACGCTTCACCTTTCTGCCATTGATGTGACGAAACCTGTTGTTCTGTATGCTGTATGGACTAAGGCTACGACATACTCTGTCACTTTTGATGCCTCTTTGCATGGAAAGACGGATGTCCATTTTGTTCGGATGGTTACTGAGGGGGAAAAGGTGTCTCGTCCTGATACTGTCATTACGGATGATGGATACAAGGTTGTTGGATGGTGTGTTGTTGAAAATTGCACAGAGCAAAACGAATATTCCTTTGCTGACACGCTAAAGGGTAATCTGGTACTCCATGCAAGGTGGGAAATAGAATCCTATTCGATTGTTTATGAGTTGGATGGTGGTACAAATGCCTCTACGAATCTAACCACATATAATGTCAACAGTGGCGACATTGTCTTTGCTGCTCCGACCAAGGATGGGGCTAAGTTTGAAGGCTGGTTCTATGATGCAAATCTGACTAATCCTGCGACTCAGATTGATTCAGGCTCTACGGGCGATAAGACCATTTATGCCAAGTGGACTGTTGCGACCTACACTATCCAGTACCTTTCCGGGACTACGATTTCGGCAACGGTGCCCGGCGCTACTAAAACTTATGGCGATACAATTACGCTTAGGGATGCTCCTCCTCAGTTCGCTGTTGGTGGGTGTACTTTCGATGGCTGGTCTAAAGTGGATTATGGTCAGGAAGGATATAAAGTTGACTATGCATTTGGTGCTAAATATGGAGACAATGCAAACCTCAAGTTGTTCCCGCATTGGACTTCTTGCGGAGAATATACTATAACTTACGAATTGTATGGTGTTGAGGCGACAAATAGAAATTCTTCGACCTATACAGGTCCGGAAAAGGTTAAGTTGGTAAATGCGTTTGTTTCTGGTAACCCTGTAAAGATGGATGATTGGTATTTGGATCCAAACTTCAAGACATCTGTTCGCTATCTCCAAGGTATTAATAAAAATACGACTCTTTATGCAAAGTGGTATAATGTAATTACATTCCAGCCCGGAACTAAACTGAAAAACTTCAACAAAGGCGCTGGCAAGGTAGAAAAGCAGAAAGATCTGAATAAAACGTATACCTTGGGTATACCGAATACTAAATATGCGATTGAAAACTACACCCTTGATGGCTGGTCGTTGACCGATGGTGGCGAAAAAGTGTATGATGTGGGATTCGATTATACGGATAACGTAAATATCACACTGTATCCGCACTGGGTGGAAAATCCTGTGGTAACCCATTATGGTGCTGTGACGATTGAAAAATATTCCGACAAGGCTATTGCAAAAATTGATGGCGTATCTGAAGAAACGGTAAATATTCCTACGGCAGACAATGTTGTAGTTGACCAGATTATCTTTAATCGAGACTTTTCTGGTGGCTTAAAGTCAACCGTTATGTTCCCCTTTACGGTAAGTTTGGATGAAGTTAGTGGCGGTGAGTTCTGTGAATTTAAGGCAATGGAATATTCGTCTGAAACGAAAAAATGGACTTTCCGTGTTGAAGAGCCTGTAGATAACGAATTGAAAGCAAACAAGCCGTACATCTTTATTGCTGACCCGGATTCTAAGAATATCACGTTTAATTTGAGTAAACCGGTTTCCTTTAGTACGGAAGAAATGAATCCTTCTGTGGATAATCGTTGGATCTTCAAGGGCTCGTATGAAAAGATTGTCTTGAATGAATCTCATCCGGATTGGACCTACGGGTATGGTTATTCTGCTGAAGAT
Above is a genomic segment from Fibrobacter sp. UWB5 containing:
- a CDS encoding InlB B-repeat-containing protein, with protein sequence MDKNILTNRFCGVFVCAIMLFVAQAFALDCKTGTGWGDFLTQEASKGSDGYYQIDTPEKLAWVSCKVTNKALSSEKFKLTKSLDMQGKLFIPIGSGTGEDTGFKGTFDGQGFTISNLYVNTSEINSDISSITGKSKNGITAYAQNIGLFGVLSTNAKVKNLILKEIQIYAAASSGTTGLGSDKPISVGSLVGWVGATDKTVVKIENIVASGSIETSGATNRVGGIAGNVKHVTISNCVSSVSVTASGANTNVGGVVGAIRNDGNVTLTSCVYSGDHLYTVDGSIGAVAGSYENSKGTLTTENLYYSANYDGIGVLPNGKEFNTEKVADLNSDSVVCALNGGTWNEGVCTGDTSDVWSVGQSDISMNGSDGYKITFNANGGSFASGARTAKILAKNAAITADEIGEPTRTGKKFAGWAVTADADTSSDLGIAHSAVTIYAVWYDFYEVTFKTDSEGDFSDATFPDGSKIKKISVAKHGTVSVDGFSVPTVYEIGTGANKVKYYFTGWAYEPKSFGKDDVIGANDTLHLSAIDVTKPVVLYAVWTKATTYSVTFDASLHGKTDVHFVRMVTEGEKVSRPDTVITDDGYKVVGWCVVENCTEQNEYSFADTLKGNLVLHARWEIESYSIVYELDGGTNASTNLTTYNVNSGDIVFAAPTKDGAKFEGWFYDANLTNPATQIDSGSTGDKTIYAKWTVATYTIQYLSGTTISATVPGATKTYGDTITLRDAPPQFAVGGCTFDGWSKVDYGQEGYKVDYAFGAKYGDNANLKLFPHWTSCGEYTITYELYGVEATNRNSSTYTGPEKVKLVNAFVSGNPVKMDDWYLDPNFKTSVRYLQGINKNTTLYAKWYNVITFQPGTKLKNFNKGAGKVEKQKDLNKTYTLGIPNTKYAIENYTLDGWSLTDGGEKVYDVGFDYTDNVNITLYPHWVENPVVTHYGAVTIEKYSDKAIAKIDGVSEETVNIPTADNVVVDQIIFNRDFSGGLKSTVMFPFTVSLDEVSGGEFCEFKAMEYSSETKKWTFRVEEPVDNELKANKPYIFIADPDSKNITFNLSKPVSFSTEEMNPSVDNRWIFKGSYEKIVLNESHPDWTYGYGYSAEDKNGLTKGKFFRFKTSQFTEATLLPMRAYLVYDVSLALAKSKEAYNYAPESFPDLVDVEIVSQKGIVIGGGELNTKTGELKMDRWYDLSGRRLNAKPTTQGTYYYNGKRVIVR